Proteins encoded within one genomic window of Dyadobacter chenhuakuii:
- a CDS encoding DUF3179 domain-containing (seleno)protein, whose product MKKLLYLGITGIILYEIAKVYFIMPMPGSQQMNSIDIAYFLHTWRWAFRIVFWLMIIAGCTTALMGKRKWITVILLMAAGAVTYGTNYEMAADTMFYQPSQVILHNAFQNKVQDDRLVIGVEINGEAKAYPIQFIGYHHQVRDVLGGKPVIVTYCTVCRTGRVFEPIIEGKPDAFRLVGMDHFNAMFEDERTGSWWRQANGEAIAGPLKGQMLPELPTTQTTVSQWLKMHPNSQIMQPDPAYQAKYDSMSRYESGKGRSALTKTDTTAWKDKSWVVGVQAGKNSKAYDWHKLLKHRVINDRVGVTPVAVVIAEDNKSFFAFEKELGQEFEIRNDTLYAQNNAYNLLGKRVSGEGEDLKRINAYQEFWHSWRTFHPDTQQY is encoded by the coding sequence ATGAAAAAATTACTCTACCTGGGCATTACCGGCATTATCCTCTATGAGATCGCAAAGGTGTATTTCATCATGCCTATGCCCGGAAGCCAGCAGATGAACAGCATCGACATCGCCTATTTTCTTCACACCTGGCGCTGGGCGTTCCGGATCGTGTTCTGGCTGATGATCATTGCGGGCTGCACCACGGCATTAATGGGAAAAAGGAAATGGATCACCGTTATCCTGCTCATGGCGGCGGGCGCGGTGACTTACGGCACCAACTACGAAATGGCCGCCGACACCATGTTCTACCAGCCTTCGCAGGTGATTTTACACAATGCTTTCCAGAACAAGGTGCAGGACGACCGCCTCGTTATCGGCGTGGAAATTAATGGCGAGGCCAAGGCATATCCCATTCAATTCATCGGTTACCATCATCAGGTGCGGGACGTGCTGGGCGGAAAACCTGTGATTGTCACCTATTGCACGGTTTGCCGCACAGGAAGGGTTTTCGAGCCTATTATAGAAGGCAAGCCGGATGCGTTCAGGCTGGTAGGAATGGATCATTTCAATGCTATGTTTGAGGACGAGCGCACGGGAAGCTGGTGGCGGCAGGCAAACGGTGAAGCCATTGCCGGACCACTGAAAGGCCAGATGCTGCCCGAACTTCCTACCACGCAAACAACCGTTTCGCAATGGCTCAAAATGCATCCCAACAGCCAGATCATGCAGCCCGACCCAGCTTACCAGGCCAAATACGATTCCATGAGCCGTTACGAATCTGGGAAGGGAAGATCGGCGCTGACCAAAACGGATACAACGGCCTGGAAGGATAAGTCGTGGGTAGTAGGCGTGCAGGCGGGCAAGAACAGCAAAGCTTACGACTGGCATAAATTGTTAAAACACCGGGTCATCAACGACCGTGTGGGAGTTACGCCTGTGGCGGTTGTGATTGCGGAGGATAACAAAAGCTTTTTCGCTTTTGAAAAGGAATTGGGACAGGAATTCGAGATTAGAAATGACACTTTGTACGCTCAGAATAATGCTTACAACCTGTTGGGAAAACGCGTTTCAGGAGAAGGTGAGGACTTGAAACGGATCAATGCTTACCAGGAATTCTGGCATAGCTGGCGCACCTTTCACCCTGATACACAGCAGTATTGA
- a CDS encoding TonB-dependent receptor family protein: protein MNIKSTLITLVVLSGIFKGAAFAQEKQNEKQDADKVLDLKEVTIEERKNIIHTERLPDVQNTYIHAGKKSEVIQLGGVNGNIAEKTGRQIFARIPGVFVYDMDGSGNQINISTRGLDPHRSWEYNIRQNGVITNSDMYGYPASHYSPAMESIERIELVRGTGSLQYGAQFGGMINYVTKGPDTTRAFSFESINSVGSFGLFSSYNAIGGKVGKLVYSAYYQKRHSKGYRKNAKSDAESQFISLAYEFNQSLRIKAELGRSSYVYQIPGPLTDAMFAADPRQSTRSRNYFNPDIYIPSIVLDWQISPATQMKLTNSGVYGARNSVMFDAFANVPDTINAATKSYKARQVDIDNFKSFTSELRMLHHYNVAGFKNVLSGGVQLMHNNLRRRQLGKGTTGSDFNLTLTDPVFGRDLYMKTNNVAVFLENMIYLTPQWTVSPGFRYENGATDMTGNISYYDPGDLPNKIKHRFPLFGISSQYRLDAQNRIYAGISQAYRPVVFKDIIPGSILEKVDKNLKDAYGHNVEAGINGSTKNLRYDIGVFQVLINNRMGTVSMREGANAYILRTVTGDTRTRGVEAYIEYVPLRINTSSTPTELSIFTSTSYFDAKYIKGNAVVNNENTSVAGNKVEGVPTWISRNGVQLLYKKLSVTCQYSYVSANFANPLNTIEPSANGTVGKVPGYGLLDLNATWHLGGNYTLRAGVNNVTNKQYFTKRPTMYPGAGIWSSDGRSFGLSFGVKI from the coding sequence ATGAACATTAAATCTACGCTGATTACGCTGGTTGTGCTGTCGGGAATTTTTAAAGGAGCCGCATTTGCGCAGGAAAAGCAAAACGAAAAACAGGATGCCGACAAAGTCCTGGACCTGAAAGAGGTTACCATTGAAGAACGAAAAAATATCATCCATACCGAGCGCCTGCCTGACGTGCAGAACACTTACATTCATGCGGGGAAAAAGAGTGAAGTGATCCAGTTGGGCGGGGTGAATGGCAATATCGCTGAGAAAACGGGCAGGCAAATTTTCGCCAGAATCCCCGGTGTGTTTGTCTATGACATGGACGGCAGCGGCAACCAGATCAATATTTCCACACGCGGCCTCGATCCGCACCGATCGTGGGAATACAACATTCGCCAAAACGGCGTCATTACCAACTCAGATATGTACGGTTATCCTGCCAGCCATTACAGCCCGGCTATGGAATCCATTGAGCGCATTGAGCTGGTAAGGGGCACCGGGTCGCTGCAATATGGTGCGCAGTTCGGTGGGATGATCAATTATGTGACCAAAGGGCCGGATACGACCCGAGCATTTTCTTTCGAAAGCATTAACTCGGTAGGTTCGTTCGGGCTTTTCAGCTCGTATAATGCCATCGGCGGTAAGGTCGGTAAGTTGGTTTACTCGGCTTATTACCAGAAACGACATTCCAAAGGATATAGAAAAAATGCTAAATCAGATGCGGAATCGCAGTTTATAAGTCTTGCTTATGAATTTAATCAATCTTTGCGCATCAAGGCAGAACTGGGACGCTCTTCTTATGTTTACCAAATCCCCGGCCCGCTCACCGACGCCATGTTCGCTGCCGATCCGCGGCAATCGACGCGTTCGAGAAATTATTTTAACCCCGACATTTACATTCCCTCCATTGTCCTGGACTGGCAGATCAGCCCGGCGACGCAGATGAAATTGACCAATTCCGGTGTTTATGGAGCGCGTAATAGTGTGATGTTTGATGCATTCGCCAATGTTCCCGACACGATCAATGCGGCTACGAAATCTTACAAAGCGCGGCAGGTGGACATTGATAATTTCAAAAGCTTCACTTCCGAGCTGCGGATGCTGCATCATTACAATGTGGCCGGTTTCAAAAATGTGCTTTCGGGCGGTGTGCAGCTCATGCACAACAACCTGCGCAGAAGGCAACTTGGCAAAGGCACAACGGGCAGTGATTTTAACTTGACATTAACCGACCCGGTTTTTGGCAGGGACCTTTATATGAAGACCAATAATGTGGCTGTCTTTTTGGAAAACATGATTTACCTGACGCCGCAATGGACCGTTTCGCCGGGCTTCCGCTACGAAAACGGCGCGACGGATATGACCGGAAATATCAGTTATTACGATCCGGGAGACCTTCCTAACAAAATTAAACATCGTTTTCCACTGTTTGGGATCAGTTCGCAATACAGGCTCGATGCGCAGAACCGCATTTATGCAGGCATTTCGCAGGCTTACCGGCCGGTGGTTTTTAAGGACATTATCCCTGGATCTATTTTGGAAAAAGTGGATAAAAATCTGAAAGACGCTTATGGTCATAATGTTGAAGCGGGCATTAACGGAAGCACCAAAAACCTGCGCTATGACATTGGCGTTTTCCAGGTTTTGATCAACAACAGGATGGGAACCGTTTCCATGCGCGAGGGTGCTAACGCATACATTCTGCGCACCGTTACAGGCGATACGCGCACGAGGGGCGTGGAAGCATACATCGAATATGTGCCGCTTCGCATCAATACATCATCTACACCCACGGAGCTTTCTATTTTCACTTCAACCTCTTATTTTGATGCAAAGTATATCAAAGGCAATGCAGTTGTAAACAACGAGAACACCAGTGTCGCCGGAAATAAAGTAGAAGGCGTGCCCACCTGGATTTCCCGGAACGGTGTGCAGCTTTTGTATAAAAAACTATCGGTAACCTGCCAGTATAGCTACGTAAGCGCCAATTTTGCGAATCCGCTGAACACGATTGAGCCCTCTGCGAACGGCACAGTCGGAAAAGTCCCTGGCTACGGGCTCCTCGACCTCAATGCCACATGGCATTTGGGCGGCAATTACACATTGCGGGCTGGCGTAAACAATGTTACCAACAAGCAATATTTCACCAAAAGGCCCACCATGTATCCCGGCGCAGGGATATGGAGTTCCGATGGCCGCAGCTTTGGACTTTCGTTTGGGGTGAAGATTTAG
- a CDS encoding pyridoxamine 5'-phosphate oxidase family protein: MADKTLKDVSEVMKDIDLCMLTTTTTDGMLASRPMSNNGEVEYDGNSYFFTWEGSRMVSDIELDSKVNLTFQGQKDIWISVAGKAEVSREREDMEEHWVEELNQWFEEGLDTPGIAMITVKAKRIKYWQGEEEGEVKL, encoded by the coding sequence ATGGCAGATAAAACGCTGAAAGACGTAAGTGAAGTAATGAAAGATATTGATCTTTGTATGCTTACCACCACCACAACCGATGGCATGCTGGCTTCGAGGCCGATGAGCAATAACGGGGAAGTGGAATACGACGGTAATTCCTATTTTTTTACATGGGAAGGCTCGCGGATGGTCAGTGACATTGAGCTGGACAGCAAAGTGAACCTTACGTTCCAGGGACAAAAAGACATTTGGATCTCGGTTGCAGGAAAAGCGGAGGTGAGCCGCGAGCGTGAGGATATGGAAGAACATTGGGTAGAGGAGTTGAACCAGTGGTTTGAAGAGGGGCTGGATACACCCGGCATTGCAATGATTACCGTGAAAGCCAAAAGAATAAAATACTGGCAGGGTGAGGAAGAGGGAGAAGTAAAGTTATAA
- a CDS encoding glucuronyl esterase domain-containing protein has translation MKKLLTALLLLTCLTNSVAQNYDEAKVPAYTLPEVLKTAAGKEVTSKKMWEEVRRPEILRLFEDNIYGQMPKDYDSIRYTLKNEDKAALNGKARLKEVIVQVFRNKKSVQIHLVMFIPGNAAKPSPVFVLINNRGKDNTDPTRKVKSGFWPAEMVIDSGYAIAAFHVSDLAPDNKDTFMNGVLQLYPEQLEADNGMRAIGAWAWGASRVMDYFENDKDIDAKNVAVVGHSRGGKASLWAAAQDRRFAVCVTNCSGNTGAALARRQFGERIARINTTFPHWFNNNYKKFNNNENDLPVDQHMLIALIAPRPLYATNASKDLWADPTGTFLALKNAEKTYALYGRRSKLPVNPPAINVPLSQPPLAYHNREGEHDMTAYDWGNFIRLMKSRP, from the coding sequence ATGAAAAAACTTTTGACTGCATTGCTCTTGCTTACATGCCTCACGAATTCTGTGGCGCAGAATTACGACGAGGCCAAAGTCCCGGCTTACACGCTTCCCGAGGTGTTGAAAACGGCGGCTGGGAAAGAAGTAACAAGCAAGAAAATGTGGGAAGAAGTGCGGCGGCCTGAGATCCTCAGGCTTTTTGAAGACAACATTTACGGGCAGATGCCGAAAGACTATGACAGCATTCGTTACACATTGAAAAATGAGGATAAGGCTGCTTTGAACGGCAAAGCCAGGCTGAAAGAAGTGATTGTACAGGTTTTCAGGAACAAAAAATCGGTTCAGATCCATTTGGTTATGTTTATCCCGGGTAATGCTGCAAAGCCGTCGCCGGTCTTTGTTTTGATCAACAACCGTGGAAAGGACAACACGGATCCGACCAGGAAGGTAAAAAGCGGGTTCTGGCCCGCTGAAATGGTGATTGACAGCGGTTATGCGATCGCCGCTTTCCATGTGAGCGACCTTGCACCGGACAATAAGGATACATTTATGAACGGCGTTTTGCAGCTATATCCGGAACAATTGGAAGCAGATAATGGCATGCGGGCCATTGGCGCATGGGCCTGGGGCGCTTCGCGGGTGATGGATTATTTTGAAAATGACAAAGATATTGATGCAAAAAATGTAGCCGTTGTCGGGCATTCGCGGGGTGGAAAAGCCTCCTTATGGGCAGCGGCGCAGGACCGGCGGTTTGCAGTTTGTGTCACAAATTGTTCGGGAAACACAGGCGCGGCATTGGCCCGGCGGCAGTTTGGTGAGAGAATTGCCCGCATTAATACCACGTTTCCGCATTGGTTTAATAATAATTACAAAAAGTTTAACAACAACGAAAACGACCTGCCCGTAGACCAGCATATGCTCATTGCACTGATTGCTCCGAGGCCTTTATATGCCACAAATGCCTCCAAGGACCTTTGGGCCGATCCGACGGGCACATTCCTCGCGCTGAAAAATGCGGAAAAAACATATGCGCTTTATGGCCGCAGGTCTAAGTTGCCGGTAAACCCTCCCGCTATTAATGTGCCTCTTTCACAGCCACCGCTGGCTTATCATAACCGCGAAGGCGAGCACGATATGACCGCTTACGACTGGGGTAATTTCATCCGGCTTATGAAATCCCGCCCGTAA
- a CDS encoding SDR family NAD(P)-dependent oxidoreductase, giving the protein MENNSNQGLFSGKTALWAAAGLGLYAAARHFYKEMIKFDFQDKVVVITGGARGLGLLLARELAAKGANLVICSRNGEQIEVAEQELRQMGSIVLGLKADVSDQRDASRVIEATISQFGRIDLLINNAGVMLVGPENVMDVEDYKTAMDTNFWAALYMIKAALPHFHEQKEGRIANICSIGGKVAVPHLLPYSVSKFAMVALSEGLHAELKKDNIHVTTVIPNLMRTGSPRNVSLKGDHEAEYAWFKIAGSSPLLSQDAAQAAADIVDAIAYQETEIVLTNTAKMAVALQGASPSLVSLAASIANRFLPKSGPEGAVIRKGYESESDKSKGKVASISDRAALQNNET; this is encoded by the coding sequence ATGGAAAATAACAGCAATCAAGGACTCTTTTCAGGGAAAACGGCCTTGTGGGCAGCCGCAGGACTGGGCTTATATGCCGCGGCCAGACATTTCTATAAAGAGATGATCAAGTTTGATTTTCAGGATAAAGTGGTGGTAATCACAGGTGGAGCGCGTGGGCTGGGCCTGTTGCTGGCGAGAGAGCTGGCTGCAAAAGGGGCGAACCTGGTGATATGTTCAAGAAATGGAGAGCAGATTGAAGTGGCTGAGCAGGAACTCCGGCAAATGGGCTCCATTGTGCTTGGTTTGAAAGCGGATGTCAGTGACCAGCGTGACGCTTCCCGCGTCATTGAAGCCACCATTTCTCAGTTCGGTCGGATTGATTTGTTGATCAATAATGCGGGCGTAATGTTGGTGGGTCCGGAAAATGTGATGGATGTAGAAGATTACAAAACGGCTATGGATACTAATTTCTGGGCTGCTTTGTACATGATCAAAGCCGCATTGCCTCATTTTCACGAGCAGAAAGAAGGCCGGATTGCCAATATCTGCTCGATAGGGGGAAAAGTTGCGGTTCCGCATTTGCTGCCTTACAGCGTTAGTAAATTTGCAATGGTTGCTTTATCGGAAGGGCTTCACGCAGAGCTGAAAAAAGACAACATTCACGTCACAACCGTGATCCCAAACCTGATGCGGACTGGAAGTCCAAGAAATGTTTCCCTAAAAGGCGACCACGAGGCAGAATATGCGTGGTTCAAGATTGCGGGCTCTTCACCGCTGCTTTCCCAGGATGCAGCCCAGGCGGCGGCAGACATTGTTGATGCTATCGCTTACCAGGAAACGGAAATCGTCCTGACGAATACGGCAAAAATGGCCGTTGCATTGCAGGGTGCAAGCCCTAGCCTCGTATCACTGGCAGCTTCCATCGCAAACAGATTTTTGCCCAAGTCCGGCCCGGAAGGCGCTGTGATCCGTAAAGGTTATGAGAGTGAATCGGATAAATCGAAAGGAAAAGTAGCGTCAATCAGCGACCGGGCCGCACTGCAAAATAATGAAACTTAA
- a CDS encoding TetR/AcrR family transcriptional regulator, translating into MNKSAGTRLDILQKAFELIYKNGFQPTSIDTIIASTNVTKGAFFYHFKNKEEMGLALIAEVLSPGMHEAMIEPLHHANDPLKALYKMMQGLLMENSFFRIEYGCPAVNLTEEMGPLNEQFGNALRQLLVTWQSAIQLVIEQGKKSGEIKESADPVHIAIFITAGYAGIRNMGKIMGKDCYTGFLAQFSTFLDSLRPHSPLPKH; encoded by the coding sequence ATGAATAAATCTGCCGGAACACGTCTGGACATTTTGCAAAAGGCTTTTGAACTGATCTATAAGAATGGTTTTCAGCCAACGAGCATTGATACGATCATTGCCTCCACGAATGTGACGAAAGGTGCATTCTTTTATCATTTTAAAAACAAAGAAGAAATGGGTCTGGCATTGATCGCAGAAGTTCTATCGCCTGGCATGCACGAGGCTATGATCGAGCCATTACATCATGCCAATGATCCGCTTAAAGCACTTTATAAAATGATGCAGGGGCTGCTGATGGAAAATTCATTTTTCCGCATTGAATATGGCTGCCCGGCGGTGAACCTGACCGAGGAAATGGGGCCGCTTAATGAGCAATTTGGAAATGCATTGAGGCAGCTGCTGGTAACCTGGCAAAGCGCCATTCAGCTCGTGATTGAACAAGGGAAAAAATCAGGAGAAATTAAGGAAAGCGCTGATCCTGTGCACATTGCGATTTTTATCACCGCAGGTTACGCCGGAATTCGGAATATGGGAAAAATAATGGGAAAGGACTGCTATACCGGCTTCTTAGCACAATTCAGCACTTTTCTGGATTCGTTGCGGCCACACAGTCCTTTACCCAAACATTAA
- a CDS encoding glycoside hydrolase family 43 protein, giving the protein MKPISFLFFLILISIPHAFAQKPKPKPAPGLVVTYRNPVIAGDFADPSVIRVGDMYYAVGTSSEWGPAYPIYSSKNLVDWEYVGPVFNDLPEWTMGSYWAPELFFRDGTFYCYYTARRKSDKQSFIGVASTKDLKQGFKDHGVIIEWTKEAIDAFIVEDNGKLFITWKAYGLDKDRGIEILGAELAPDGLKVAGKEFTLIKADQTGWEAGGAEGQSIFKRGKYWYMLYSGNACCGANCDYQVGFARAENLQGPWTKYAGNPALFGDETWKCPGHGTVVMTPDNRYFYLHHAYNGVDFTFAGRQGVLSELVWDETTKWPAFRYGKTTPAQAEAPIAIGALINHNFSINYNKDTLKAPWVYDVSFSKPNYAVQNGALQIENENRTNTGNFLGLTIKNGSHTFTAEVTAKKDLTQNIMVYGDAKNAIGYGVRDNHITLWQVKDGVQEVIKTQEIPDKYKDIKLSLQSRYGRFYEFRWDVKGQKIDSLTSATQIETPWLPRWDRAPRVGVNVAGSGSGKSEIRAVQMKYD; this is encoded by the coding sequence ATGAAGCCTATATCCTTTCTTTTCTTTCTGATCCTGATTTCAATACCACATGCATTCGCACAAAAACCCAAGCCTAAACCAGCCCCTGGCCTGGTTGTCACTTACAGAAACCCGGTCATTGCGGGCGACTTTGCGGATCCTTCGGTGATCCGGGTGGGCGATATGTATTATGCTGTAGGGACTTCTTCGGAATGGGGACCGGCTTATCCTATATACAGCTCGAAAAATCTGGTCGACTGGGAGTATGTCGGACCGGTATTTAACGACTTGCCGGAATGGACGATGGGCAGTTACTGGGCACCGGAATTGTTTTTCCGGGATGGGACTTTCTATTGCTATTACACTGCCCGACGAAAATCCGATAAGCAATCTTTCATCGGTGTAGCAAGCACGAAGGATCTGAAACAAGGCTTCAAGGACCATGGCGTTATCATTGAATGGACAAAAGAGGCGATTGACGCTTTTATAGTGGAGGATAATGGCAAGCTTTTCATCACATGGAAGGCATATGGATTGGATAAGGACCGCGGGATCGAAATCCTGGGTGCAGAACTGGCTCCCGACGGATTAAAAGTGGCGGGCAAAGAATTTACCCTTATCAAAGCTGACCAAACTGGCTGGGAAGCCGGCGGCGCGGAAGGGCAATCGATCTTCAAACGAGGTAAATACTGGTATATGCTTTATTCAGGCAATGCTTGTTGCGGAGCCAATTGCGACTATCAGGTGGGTTTTGCAAGGGCGGAAAATTTGCAAGGACCCTGGACAAAATATGCCGGTAATCCTGCTCTTTTCGGCGATGAAACCTGGAAATGCCCGGGCCATGGAACCGTTGTGATGACGCCCGACAACCGCTATTTTTATTTACATCACGCCTACAACGGCGTTGACTTTACATTTGCAGGCAGACAAGGCGTTTTGAGCGAGCTGGTGTGGGACGAAACCACCAAATGGCCGGCTTTCCGATATGGAAAAACTACTCCCGCGCAGGCAGAAGCGCCCATCGCGATAGGTGCGCTGATCAACCACAACTTTTCGATCAATTACAATAAGGATACCCTCAAAGCACCCTGGGTTTATGATGTAAGCTTTTCTAAACCGAATTACGCAGTCCAAAACGGTGCATTACAAATCGAAAATGAGAACCGGACCAATACGGGGAATTTTCTGGGATTAACGATCAAAAATGGCAGCCATACATTCACAGCTGAGGTAACAGCCAAGAAAGACCTGACGCAGAACATCATGGTATATGGTGATGCCAAGAATGCGATCGGGTATGGCGTGCGGGATAACCACATTACATTGTGGCAGGTGAAGGATGGCGTGCAGGAAGTGATCAAAACGCAGGAGATTCCTGATAAATACAAAGACATTAAACTCAGCTTGCAGAGTCGTTATGGCCGTTTCTATGAATTTCGCTGGGATGTAAAAGGACAAAAGATCGACTCGCTGACGAGTGCGACGCAGATTGAAACTCCCTGGCTGCCACGCTGGGACCGGGCGCCAAGGGTGGGCGTAAATGTTGCAGGCAGCGGCTCCGGCAAAAGTGAGATCAGGGCCGTACAGATGAAGTATGATTGA